One window of the Dreissena polymorpha isolate Duluth1 chromosome 5, UMN_Dpol_1.0, whole genome shotgun sequence genome contains the following:
- the LOC127881496 gene encoding uncharacterized protein LOC127881496, with product MTMGSGQSTPSKTTRRRRRKRQQKGPLPPESKEIHRKKTEAAPIPAATFFSRMEQFQAPEMNYKSEHIDQVTEVPVIRTVSSVNFKQATYTGIYNVKVHYADHRECRIRGAEFLPNGSLLLCDTANQSLKLFSSTFQYLAHFILPGNPHELCLHSSNREGSDVYVTIPSDKTIMEFYVEDRVITPGRKLRTDAWCYGIAAYKQGLVVGVGTKLVFMDTDGNYLKALQFGRDGMSLFGTPFHIAVTHAHNLVISDSMKNYVTCITPDGQEIFRYKDIGIPHGLLVDKDENLYVCGNEKGAIDILHQVTVRGEKVKSLLSWRHVGFTPDTITFREKDKLLAVCGENDRIKTFRLDTRRSGKIYSNDVIMDAERAQTERSTKEVQEMMRRILDR from the exons atgacTATGGGTTCCGGCCAATCGACGCCCTCGAAAACGACACGCCGGCGCCGTCGGAAGCGGCAACAGAAAGGCCCGCTTCCGCCGGAGTCAAAGGAAATCCACCGGAAAAAGACAGAAGCAGCGCCTATTCCGGCGGCCACCTTCTTTTCCCGGATGGAGCAATTCCAAGCGCCGGAGATGAACTACAAGTCTGAGCACATCGACCAAGTG ACCGAAGTGCCGGTGATACGGACCGTGTCGAGCGTGAATTTCAAGCAAGCAACATACACGGGCATCTACAACGTGAAGGTGCATTATGCGGACCACAGGGAGTGCAGGATCCGCGGCGCCGAGTTTCTTCCCAACGGCTCACTGTTGCTATGCGACACGGCCAACCAGAGTCTGAAGCTGTTCAGTTCCACATTCCAGTATCTCGCACATTTTATACTACCGG GAAACCCCCACGAGCTCTGCCTGCACTCATCAAACCGTGAAGGCAGTGACGTCTACGTCACGATCCCCAGCGACAAAACAATCATGGAGTTTTACGTGGAGGACCGCGTCATCACACCGGGCCGTAAGCTGCGCACGGATGCCTGGTGCTACGGAATAGCGGCGTACAAGCAGGGCCTCGTTGTCGGCGTCGGAACCAAGCTGGTTTTCATGGACACCGACGGTAACTACTTAAAG GCATTGCAGTTCGGACGCGACGGGATGTCTCTGTTTGGGACGCCCTTCCACATCGCCGTGACGCATGCGCACAATCTGGTCATCTCGGACTCGATGAAGAACTATGTGACGTGCATCACTCCTGATGGGCAAGAAATATTCCG ATACAAGGACATTGGAATCCCGCATGGCCTGCTTGTAGACAAGGACGAAAACCTTTATGTATGCG GAAACGAGAAAGGCGCCATTGATATCCTACACCAGGTCACGGTGCGGGGTGAAAAGGTCAAGAGCCTGTTGTCCTGGAGACACGTGGGCTTCACACCAGACACAATCACGTTCAGAGAGAAGGACAAACTTCTAGCAGTGTGTGGCGAGAACGACCGTATCAAAACATTTCG GCTAGACACACGTCGCTCTGGGAAGATCTACTCCAATGACGTCATCATGGACGCTGAGCGCGCGCAGACAGAGCGAAGCACGAAGGAGGTGCAAGAAATGATGCGGAGGATACTGGACCGCTGA